The Neospora caninum Liverpool complete genome, chromosome X genome includes a region encoding these proteins:
- a CDS encoding SRS domain-containing protein, producing MSNKASGGFQALRGLRYAVGIVLVGVLCLSKVGAAATDDSILAVCGRDDAVLVQLPLKDTKTTAKFKCPEGSVLFPGEPGEAGGQLTKFCEDSSCTRQATLGDSFRLSAEVENGRKKTQESKTYTLQMTRELESSKNLYFLCKATKAQSEDTGSGGAKTATETTDTTCTVLVAAFGSKPASDKESESEQDTNLECTIGRTVPVTTLTSTSNKVSFRCGDIGDLLPGNIENAFNGEECSKEESLTQLGLGATLVVGRSASENSAVAYTLEVSKFPTDAPVSLCYKCNIDSTDGKQAQQKSGTE from the exons ATGTCAAACAAGGCGTCTGGAGGCTTTCAGGCCTTGAGAGGCCTCCGATATGCAGTCGGAATCGTGCTTGTCGGCGTGCTCTGTTTATCCAAAGTCGGGGCGGCGGCCACGGACGATTCTATTCTAGCCGTATGCGGGCGGGACGACGCGGTGTTGGTTCAGCTGCCGCTGAAGGATACAAAGACAACAGCCAAGTTCAAGTGTCCGGAAGGCTCAGTTCTGTTCCCAGGTGAACCAGGCGAAGCAGGTGGACAACTGACAAAGTTTTGTGAGGATTCGTCGTGCACCCGACAAGCCACGTTGGGTGATTCATTTAGACTTTCAGCAGAGGTTGAAAATGGACGCAAGAAGACACAAGAGTCCAAGACCTACACATTACAGATGACACGAGAACTTGAGAGCTCCAAAAACCTATATTTCCTCTGCAAGGCAACAAAGGCTCAGTCTGAAGATACAGGTTCAGGAGGTGCAAAAACTGCTACTGAAACAACGGACACAACGTGCACGGTTCTGGTTGCAGCATTCGGTTCGAAGCCTGCATCCGATAAAGAATCAGAAAGTGAGCAAGATACCAACCTG GAGTGTACCATTGGTCGGACCGTGCCAGTCACCACCCTTACTTCCACGTCTAATAAGGTATCATTTCGGTGTGGTGACATTGGGGACTTGTTGCCCGGAAATATCGAGAATGCTTTCAATGGAGAAGAATGTTCCAAAGAAGAGAGCCTCACGCAACTCGGTTTGGGTGCTACTCTCGTAGTAGGCCGTTCCGCTTCAGAGAATTCTGCTGTCGCCTACACGTTAGAGGTCTCAAAGTTTCCAACAGATGCTCCTGTCAGCCTGTGCTACAAGTGTAACATCGATTCTACCGACGGAAAACAGGCGCAACAAAAGTCCGGCACGGAGTGA
- a CDS encoding SRS domain-containing protein produces MPSRAFRNFQALRGIRYAVALAIVLFVCLSRRGVAADLEVVPCESSAAVVSLALKETTKSVKFKCAQNSSLYPTVSDNNNKFCVDSMCRQEVDLGESYNLSQQPGATGSSHLKSLRTGESPTYTLTLTRQPEKSQTLYFLCKSTAAAPEEEREETAETSSDKSTSCIIQVAVYGAQALSDAASERVCTLGSSLEDVTLNSTSNKVTFRCGDGGTLSPVNFENAFAGEPCSTETSLATLGLRATLLEGKSASKDAAKVPAYTLEVSEFPAGPDSARVCYKCHQPSKQKDPAGDTTASECKVVINVAPDSETGDDKPDDDEPATSDATEHTGVNFVLSGVIVLTAALGLNEALMHFGGLGE; encoded by the exons ATGCCGAGCAGAGCGTTCAGAAATTTCCAGGCCTTGAGAGGCATTCGGTATGCCGTTGCACTTGCGATTGTCTTGTTCGTCTGTTTATCCAGACGCGGAGTAGCGGCCGACCTTGAGGTTGTCCCCTGCGAATCGAGCGCGGCCGTCGTTTCACTCGCACTCAAGGAGACAACGAAATCGGTCAAGTTCAAGTGTGCCCAGAATTCAAGTCTGTACCCAACGGTGTCGGACAACAACAACAAGTTTTGCGTGGATTCGATGTGCCGACAGGAAGTCGACTTGGGCGAGTCGTATAATCTGTCGCAACAACCAGGGGCTACGGGTAGTTCACATCTAAAGAGCCTGAGAACGGGAGAATCACCAACCTACACGCTCACACTGACGAGACAGCCAGAGAAGTCACAAACTCTATATTTCCTGTGCAAATCGACAGCGGCGGCCCCCGAGGAggagcgggaagaaacggcaGAAACCTCGTCTGACAAGTCAACAAGTTGCATAATTCAGGTCGCCGTCTACGGCGCACAAGCCCTCTCCGATGCAGCATCAGAAA GGGTCTGTACGCTCGGCAGCAGCCTGGAGGATGTCACCCTCAACTCCACGTCCAACAAGGTCACGTTCCGGTGCGGAGACGGCGGTACGCTGTCGCCTGTGAATTTCGAAAATGCGTTCGCAGGGGAACCGTGCTCAACAGAAACGAGCCTTGCTACTCTCGGTTTGCGTGCGACTCTCCTAGAAGGAAAATCGGCTTCAAAAGACGCTGCAAAGGTTCCTGCATACACCTTGGAGGTATCGGAGTTTCCAGCAGGACCCGACTCCGCCCGGGTCTGCTACAAGTGTCACCAGCCAAGCAAGCAGAAAGATCCTGCCGGTGACACAACGGCTTCCGAGTGTAAAGTTGTGATTAATGTGGCACCTGATTCTGAAACGGGCGATGACAAACCTGACGATGATGAGCCTGCTACAAGCGATGCAACGGAACATACTGGAGTCAACTTTGTTCTATCCGGTGTCATCGTCCTCACCGCAGCTCTCGGCCTGAACGAAGCCCTAATGCACTTTGGCGGTCTTGGCGAGTGA